One window from the genome of Amycolatopsis sp. NBC_01480 encodes:
- a CDS encoding TOMM precursor leader peptide-binding protein, whose translation MTPGPPGRALGFRRHLRAEVKAGRGAYLFSERGVIALRGSHVESLAAVLDGSRELADLVRERPGGMPPGQLAAVLAQLVDAGLVAIREQGEREVDEQALAYWDACGIDGEAVAERGRTAAVRLLVVGDEVDAEPVERALADARLGLAGAAADLSVVLCADYLDPRLAEIDAEHRRDRRPWLLARPFGAQVWIGPVFRPDGACWHCLAHRLWGHRHAEACVQELLGHSGPARRPVSALPPLTSAAAHLISLEVCKWLAGYRYRGQQSVWTLDTLDLHGRLHELRRRPQCAACGDSGLVAALADRPVVLSPAPKAASGGGGHRTATPAEVLAGHRHLVSPVTGIIKAIEPDPAAPPFVNAFRSGFNVAHGITGMEAFKAGMRYENGGKGTTPLDAEVGALCEGVERFSGNYQGDERRVRASYAELGAEAVHPNECMLFADRQYAERAGWNRRHAAFQQVCDPFDVLAELDWTPLWTLSGEKRHLPTGLLYFGAPAEGGPVVCADSNGNAAGSSREDAILQATLELIERDAVALWWYNRTPLPGVDVLSLEDPWLVELLGQYASIGRELWLLDLTSDFGIPVMAALSRRVDGPPEHIVFGFGAHFDPRIAARRAATELNQLLPMVLECGHELDDPDARRWLEHATVANQPYLRPRPGVRASVAADFGYVHRADIRDDITALRKMLGAQGLEMLVLDQTRPDIGLPVVKVVVPGLRPFWARFAPGRLFTVPVRLGRLAGPTPYDQLNPFPMFL comes from the coding sequence GACGGCTCGCGCGAGCTGGCGGACCTGGTGCGCGAGCGGCCGGGAGGGATGCCGCCCGGGCAGCTCGCGGCGGTGCTCGCGCAGCTGGTCGACGCCGGTCTCGTGGCGATCCGGGAACAGGGGGAGCGCGAGGTGGACGAGCAGGCGCTGGCCTACTGGGACGCCTGCGGCATCGACGGCGAGGCGGTGGCCGAACGGGGCCGGACCGCGGCCGTGCGGCTGCTGGTGGTGGGGGACGAGGTCGACGCGGAACCCGTCGAGCGGGCGCTCGCGGACGCCCGGCTGGGGCTGGCCGGCGCGGCCGCGGACCTTTCCGTCGTCCTGTGCGCCGACTACCTCGACCCACGGCTGGCCGAGATCGACGCCGAGCACCGCCGCGACCGGCGGCCGTGGCTGCTCGCCCGGCCGTTCGGCGCGCAGGTGTGGATCGGCCCGGTGTTCCGGCCGGACGGTGCCTGCTGGCATTGCCTGGCGCACCGGCTGTGGGGTCACCGGCACGCGGAGGCGTGCGTGCAGGAGCTGCTCGGCCACTCGGGCCCGGCCCGGCGTCCGGTGTCCGCGCTGCCGCCGCTGACCTCGGCCGCCGCGCACCTGATCAGCCTCGAGGTGTGCAAGTGGCTGGCCGGGTACCGGTACCGCGGCCAGCAGTCCGTGTGGACCCTCGACACCCTGGACCTGCACGGCAGGTTGCACGAGTTGCGCCGCCGCCCGCAATGCGCGGCGTGTGGCGACAGCGGGCTGGTGGCCGCGCTGGCCGACCGGCCGGTCGTGCTCTCCCCGGCCCCGAAGGCTGCTTCCGGCGGCGGCGGGCACCGCACCGCGACCCCGGCCGAGGTGCTCGCGGGCCACCGCCACCTGGTCAGCCCCGTCACCGGCATCATCAAGGCGATCGAGCCCGATCCGGCGGCGCCCCCGTTCGTCAACGCGTTCCGCTCCGGCTTCAACGTCGCCCACGGGATCACCGGGATGGAGGCGTTCAAGGCGGGCATGCGCTACGAGAACGGCGGGAAGGGCACGACACCGCTCGACGCGGAGGTCGGCGCGCTGTGCGAAGGGGTCGAGCGCTTCTCCGGCAACTACCAGGGCGACGAACGCCGGGTCCGCGCGTCGTACGCCGAGCTCGGCGCGGAGGCCGTGCACCCCAACGAGTGCATGCTCTTCGCCGATCGCCAGTATGCCGAGCGGGCCGGCTGGAACCGCCGGCACGCCGCCTTCCAGCAAGTCTGCGATCCGTTCGACGTGCTGGCCGAGCTCGACTGGACTCCACTGTGGACGTTGAGCGGGGAGAAGCGCCACCTGCCGACCGGGCTGCTGTACTTCGGCGCGCCGGCGGAGGGCGGACCGGTCGTGTGCGCGGACTCCAACGGCAACGCCGCGGGCAGCAGCAGGGAGGACGCGATCCTGCAGGCGACACTGGAGCTGATCGAGCGCGACGCGGTGGCGCTGTGGTGGTACAACCGCACGCCGCTGCCGGGGGTGGACGTGCTGTCGCTCGAGGACCCGTGGCTCGTGGAGCTGCTCGGCCAGTACGCGAGCATCGGCCGCGAGCTGTGGCTGCTCGACCTGACCTCGGACTTCGGCATTCCCGTGATGGCCGCGCTTTCGCGCCGCGTCGACGGTCCGCCCGAGCACATCGTGTTCGGTTTCGGCGCCCACTTCGATCCGCGGATCGCCGCGCGGCGCGCGGCCACGGAGCTGAACCAGCTGCTGCCGATGGTGCTCGAATGCGGCCACGAGCTCGACGACCCGGATGCCCGCCGCTGGCTGGAGCACGCGACCGTCGCCAATCAGCCGTACCTGCGGCCGCGGCCGGGCGTGCGCGCCAGTGTGGCCGCCGACTTCGGGTACGTCCACCGCGCCGACATCCGCGACGACATCACCGCACTGCGGAAGATGCTGGGCGCTCAGGGACTGGAGATGCTCGTGCTGGACCAGACCCGGCCGGACATCGGGCTGCCGGTGGTCAAGGTGGTGGTCCCGGGGCTGCGGCCGTTCTGGGCGCGGTTCGCCCCGGGGCGCCTGTTCACCGTGCCGGTGCGCCTGGGCCGGTTGGCCGGACCGACACCCTACGACCAGCTGAACCCGTTTCCGATGTTCCTTTGA
- a CDS encoding SagB family peptide dehydrogenase translates to MKAQNPDGSAETVRLWSLTEETAVETGDDDSLVIVTWWREHDLHHVPGAVRDSLHRMALGPVSMANLAAAAGSGPPGLDEVLDRLTGAVVHSLALTDGRGPIVSAVPARQAPRFRVAELGMDRPVKLSRFAAFRSADGTLVLESPLAGYRVLLTDVSSVRVATALAAATTPRGVAAATGVPPHITADVLAYLVAAGVVLVADAEAEFAEDHDPELAAWCHDDLMFHTRSRTWQRTGEPPATGRDPASGGPPIVKRGSGGPVVPLARPDVAELTAGGPALAALQEADHHCPAFSGRTLTGEQIGEFLFRSARVRSVGPGHLPGGLSHEASQRPYFSVAGLYELEIYLTVNRCSGLVRGIHHYDPLDHALTLVNDDEEDVAQMLDMAMIAGGGRHRPSALLNVTARVARTGWVLGSAAYATTLMHVGALQQTLYLNARAMGLDAHALPVDAADRVDRALKLEWPAEVGVGECALDFPD, encoded by the coding sequence GTGAAGGCGCAGAACCCGGACGGCTCGGCCGAGACGGTGCGGCTGTGGTCCCTCACCGAGGAGACTGCCGTCGAGACCGGCGACGACGACTCACTCGTGATCGTCACGTGGTGGCGGGAGCACGACCTGCACCACGTGCCCGGCGCCGTCCGCGACTCGCTCCACCGGATGGCGCTGGGACCGGTCTCGATGGCGAACCTGGCCGCCGCCGCGGGCAGCGGCCCGCCGGGACTGGACGAGGTGCTCGACCGGCTGACCGGCGCGGTGGTGCACTCGCTCGCGCTCACCGACGGCCGCGGCCCGATCGTCTCGGCGGTCCCGGCCCGGCAGGCCCCGCGGTTCCGGGTCGCGGAGCTGGGCATGGACCGGCCCGTCAAGCTTTCGCGCTTCGCGGCGTTCCGCTCGGCGGACGGCACCCTGGTGCTCGAGTCGCCGCTGGCGGGCTACCGGGTGCTCCTGACGGACGTCTCCTCGGTCCGGGTCGCGACCGCGCTCGCCGCGGCCACCACGCCCCGCGGGGTGGCGGCGGCGACCGGCGTGCCACCACACATCACCGCGGACGTCCTGGCCTACCTGGTCGCCGCCGGCGTGGTCCTCGTGGCCGACGCGGAGGCGGAGTTCGCCGAGGACCATGACCCCGAACTGGCGGCCTGGTGCCACGACGACCTGATGTTCCACACGCGCAGCCGGACCTGGCAGCGGACCGGGGAGCCGCCCGCCACCGGTCGTGACCCGGCCAGTGGCGGGCCGCCGATCGTCAAGCGCGGGTCCGGCGGCCCGGTCGTGCCGCTGGCCCGCCCCGACGTCGCGGAGCTGACCGCGGGCGGCCCGGCGCTGGCCGCGCTGCAGGAGGCCGATCACCACTGCCCGGCGTTCTCCGGGCGCACCCTCACCGGCGAGCAGATCGGGGAGTTCCTGTTCCGCAGCGCCCGGGTCCGGTCAGTCGGCCCCGGGCACCTGCCGGGGGGACTGAGCCACGAAGCGTCGCAACGGCCGTACTTCAGCGTGGCCGGCCTCTACGAGCTGGAGATCTACCTGACGGTCAACCGCTGTTCCGGCCTGGTCCGGGGGATCCACCACTACGACCCGCTGGACCATGCGCTGACGCTCGTCAACGACGACGAGGAGGACGTGGCGCAGATGCTCGACATGGCGATGATCGCGGGCGGCGGCCGGCACAGGCCGTCGGCGCTGCTGAACGTGACCGCCCGGGTGGCCCGCACGGGGTGGGTGCTCGGCTCCGCCGCTTACGCGACCACGTTGATGCACGTCGGCGCGCTGCAGCAGACCCTGTACCTCAACGCCAGGGCCATGGGCCTCGACGCGCACGCGCTGCCCGTGGACGCCGCCGACCGGGTGGACCGCGCGCTGAAGCTGGAGTGGCCCGCCGAGGTCGGGGTCGGCGAGTGCGCGCTCGATTTCCCGGACTAG
- a CDS encoding response regulator transcription factor produces MIKVLLAEDMHMVRGALVALLNLEADIEVVAEVAAGDRILPAARSARPDVAVIDIDLPGMDGLTAAKEIHEHLPSCRTLILTSLGRPGTVRRALDAKVGGFLLKDAPAGKLADAVRSVSVGRRYIDSELALAAWETDDCPLTPREIEILSLAAGGRNVSDIAAELFLSAGTVRNYLAAVVTKLNATNRVHAIRIASDAEWL; encoded by the coding sequence GTGATCAAGGTACTTCTGGCCGAGGACATGCACATGGTCCGCGGTGCGCTCGTCGCTTTGCTGAACCTCGAGGCGGACATCGAAGTCGTGGCGGAAGTCGCGGCGGGCGACCGGATCCTGCCCGCGGCCCGATCGGCCCGCCCCGACGTCGCGGTCATCGACATCGACCTGCCGGGCATGGACGGCCTGACCGCCGCGAAGGAGATCCACGAGCACCTCCCTTCGTGCCGCACGCTGATCCTGACCTCCCTGGGCCGGCCCGGCACCGTCCGCCGCGCGCTCGACGCCAAGGTCGGAGGGTTCCTGCTGAAGGACGCGCCGGCGGGCAAGCTCGCCGACGCCGTCCGCTCCGTTTCGGTGGGCAGGCGCTACATCGACAGCGAACTCGCGCTGGCCGCCTGGGAAACCGACGACTGCCCGCTCACCCCGCGCGAGATCGAGATCCTCTCGCTGGCCGCCGGCGGGCGCAACGTCTCCGACATCGCGGCGGAGCTGTTCCTGTCCGCGGGCACCGTGCGCAACTACCTCGCCGCCGTCGTCACGAAACTCAACGCCACCAACCGGGTGCACGCCATCCGGATCGCCTCGGACGCGGAATGGCTGTGA
- a CDS encoding AraC family transcriptional regulator, giving the protein MEESIRHAVTRAIVAMQENLGEHLTIDDLARSAMFSKFHFTRVFQRATGLSPGRFLAALRLAEAKRLLVTTPISVADISHQVGYNSVGTFSTRFRGSVGFSPAHYRSLGGRPRRVPGRPARTGPGTTVRGQLNCPPGVEFGPAFVGLFPTRILEGLPVRSLILPAPGPYSLPNVPTGRWHVIVHTFGTGPHEQDPCAHTGIGGPLTAGPGITASIGDVQVHPRRRLDPPRLLALPDLRAVPVRRRAAV; this is encoded by the coding sequence ATGGAGGAGAGCATCCGGCACGCGGTCACGCGGGCCATCGTCGCCATGCAGGAAAACCTCGGTGAGCACCTGACCATCGACGACCTGGCCCGCTCGGCGATGTTCAGCAAGTTCCACTTCACCCGCGTCTTCCAGCGGGCGACCGGCCTTTCCCCGGGCCGGTTCCTGGCCGCGCTCCGCCTGGCCGAGGCCAAGCGGCTGCTGGTAACCACGCCGATCTCCGTGGCCGACATCAGCCACCAGGTCGGCTACAACAGCGTGGGCACGTTCAGCACCCGCTTCCGGGGCAGCGTCGGGTTCTCCCCGGCGCACTACCGCAGCCTCGGCGGGCGGCCGCGGCGCGTTCCCGGGCGGCCGGCGCGGACCGGCCCCGGCACGACCGTGCGGGGACAGCTGAACTGCCCGCCCGGAGTCGAGTTCGGGCCCGCCTTCGTCGGGTTGTTCCCCACCCGGATCCTCGAAGGCCTGCCGGTCCGCTCCCTGATCCTGCCCGCACCGGGCCCCTACTCGCTGCCGAACGTCCCCACGGGACGCTGGCACGTCATCGTGCACACCTTCGGGACCGGGCCGCACGAGCAGGATCCCTGTGCCCACACCGGAATCGGCGGCCCGCTCACCGCGGGCCCCGGCATCACCGCGAGCATCGGCGACGTCCAGGTGCACCCGCGGCGCCGGCTCGACCCGCCGCGATTGCTGGCCCTGCCGGACCTCCGCGCGGTGCCGGTGCGCCGGCGGGCCGCGGTCTGA
- a CDS encoding response regulator transcription factor, with protein MIKVLIAEDMHIVRGALVALLRLEPDIDVVGEVATGDEIVPAVRALGAEVAVIDIDLPGKDGLTAAGELHTEVPGCRTLILTSLGRPGTLRRALAAKVSGFLLKDAPPNKLASAVRGVVAGRRIVDGELALAAWDIEECPLTARELEVLRLTAEGSSTVEVAARLYLSAGTVRNYLTNTVTKLNARNRVDAIRIAKETGWL; from the coding sequence GTGATCAAGGTGCTGATTGCCGAGGACATGCACATCGTTCGCGGCGCTCTGGTTGCGCTGCTGCGGCTCGAACCCGATATCGACGTCGTCGGCGAAGTGGCCACCGGTGACGAAATCGTCCCGGCGGTGCGGGCGCTGGGCGCCGAGGTCGCGGTCATCGACATCGACCTGCCCGGAAAGGATGGCCTGACGGCCGCCGGTGAGCTGCACACCGAGGTGCCGGGCTGCCGGACCCTGATCCTGACCAGCCTGGGCCGGCCCGGCACGCTTCGCCGGGCGCTGGCGGCCAAGGTGAGCGGGTTCCTGCTGAAGGACGCCCCGCCGAACAAGCTGGCCAGCGCCGTGCGCGGGGTGGTCGCCGGGCGCCGGATAGTCGACGGCGAGCTCGCGCTGGCCGCATGGGACATCGAGGAGTGCCCGCTGACGGCGCGGGAGCTCGAGGTGCTGCGGCTCACCGCGGAGGGCAGCAGCACGGTCGAGGTCGCGGCTCGGCTGTACCTCTCGGCGGGCACGGTCCGCAACTACCTCACGAACACCGTCACGAAGCTCAACGCCCGCAACCGGGTCGACGCGATCCGCATCGCGAAGGAGACCGGCTGGCTCTGA
- a CDS encoding sensor histidine kinase → MISWGSADASATERSSAPAPPGTRAFDRRPRLAQRLATTIVAIVFVGGALNLVVTLLESSIGPVAAAYGVVCALALVAIQVLHFGRQTSRLDSRASHFLLAGQAALAYVPVLTFGDAWIGQISFFLGSVLLVLRPRIAWPVFGAGVASVVVIMSFVPGASVLDTVYSSLNIPYYGLVVYLLSRLARTVADLYRARDELARRAVAEQRLSFAKDLHDLLGLSLSAIALKGELVHRQLRKSAESAQGTLGEISEIAQRALSNVRAVAHGYRELTLERESRTAESLLNASDIAVRIHLDQGDLPVRTRTTLAKVLREGVTDVLRHSDVEQCEITVRQEDGRVSLDIVNDGAAQEERPPPGAGMASLVEEVRELGGAVTAGPGPDGRFRLHLDLPLAAPPEAALAEGLPSAPPSGAPGLRSTLNALFCLLAAQPVVLVIAGTTEFWKLALAVGDLAALLVIQLAYFTRPATKLRSPQSYGVLAVQACLVYLPAIPLQQNWATAPGLVAGCALLVLPPVAGWAVFALNTAAYVAIQVGLGTPPGLVVFFSTGAVLSSLVVFGLIWQVRLVAEVDSTQRRLAGMAVAEERLRFARDLHDLLGMTLSAIALKSELTRRVLAVDEDRARAELEEVLGLTRLALADVRSVASGNRELSLESESRSARSVLAAADVRVRVEMLEEDLPGPVRTVLAVVLREGVTNVLRHSNVDSCEIAVERTSGGVALDIVNDGVTGRPEASGPPGAKVLRQDPSGSGIDNMAHRVAILGGKLTAGVEADGRFRLRAEVPV, encoded by the coding sequence GTGATCTCCTGGGGTTCGGCGGACGCCTCCGCAACGGAACGGAGCTCGGCTCCGGCACCACCCGGCACCCGCGCCTTCGACCGGCGCCCTCGCCTGGCGCAGCGCCTGGCCACGACCATCGTGGCGATCGTGTTCGTCGGCGGCGCCCTCAACCTCGTCGTCACGCTGCTGGAGTCCTCGATCGGGCCGGTCGCGGCGGCCTACGGGGTGGTCTGCGCTCTCGCGCTCGTCGCGATCCAGGTGCTGCACTTCGGCAGGCAGACGAGCAGGCTCGACTCGAGGGCCAGCCATTTCCTGCTGGCCGGCCAGGCGGCGCTGGCCTACGTGCCGGTCCTGACTTTCGGGGACGCCTGGATCGGCCAGATCAGTTTCTTCCTGGGCAGCGTCCTGCTGGTCCTGCGGCCGCGGATCGCCTGGCCGGTCTTCGGCGCCGGCGTCGCGAGTGTCGTCGTGATCATGTCCTTCGTGCCCGGCGCCAGTGTGCTCGACACCGTCTACAGCAGCCTGAACATCCCCTATTACGGGCTCGTGGTGTACCTGCTGAGCCGGCTGGCCCGGACCGTGGCGGACCTGTACCGCGCCCGGGACGAGCTGGCCCGCCGCGCCGTCGCCGAGCAGCGGCTGTCCTTCGCCAAGGACCTGCACGACCTGCTCGGCCTGAGCCTCTCGGCGATCGCGCTCAAGGGCGAGCTCGTCCACCGGCAGCTCCGCAAGTCCGCCGAAAGCGCCCAGGGCACCCTCGGCGAGATCAGCGAAATCGCGCAGCGCGCGCTGTCGAACGTCCGGGCCGTCGCCCACGGCTACCGCGAGCTGACGCTCGAACGGGAGTCGCGCACCGCCGAGTCCCTGCTGAACGCGTCGGACATCGCCGTCCGGATCCACCTCGACCAGGGCGACCTCCCGGTGCGGACGCGGACCACGCTGGCGAAGGTGCTGCGCGAGGGAGTCACCGACGTCCTGCGCCACAGCGACGTCGAACAGTGCGAAATCACCGTCCGCCAGGAAGACGGCCGGGTGTCCCTCGACATCGTCAACGACGGTGCCGCCCAGGAGGAGAGGCCGCCGCCCGGCGCCGGCATGGCCTCGCTCGTCGAGGAGGTGCGGGAGCTCGGCGGCGCGGTCACCGCGGGGCCCGGCCCGGACGGCCGGTTCCGGTTGCACCTGGACCTCCCGCTCGCCGCGCCCCCGGAGGCGGCGCTGGCCGAGGGGCTGCCGTCCGCGCCGCCGAGCGGGGCGCCGGGCCTCCGCTCGACGCTCAACGCCTTGTTCTGCCTGCTCGCCGCGCAGCCGGTCGTGCTGGTGATCGCGGGGACGACCGAGTTCTGGAAGCTCGCCCTCGCCGTCGGGGACCTCGCCGCGCTGCTGGTGATCCAGCTGGCCTACTTCACCCGGCCGGCCACGAAGCTGCGCTCGCCCCAGAGCTACGGCGTGCTGGCCGTCCAGGCCTGCCTCGTCTACCTGCCCGCGATCCCGCTGCAGCAGAACTGGGCCACCGCGCCCGGGCTGGTCGCCGGGTGCGCCCTGCTGGTCCTGCCCCCGGTCGCCGGCTGGGCGGTGTTCGCGCTCAACACGGCCGCCTACGTCGCCATCCAGGTCGGCCTCGGCACCCCGCCCGGGCTGGTCGTCTTCTTCAGCACCGGCGCGGTCTTGTCCAGTCTCGTGGTGTTCGGCCTGATCTGGCAGGTCCGGCTGGTCGCCGAGGTCGACTCCACCCAGCGGCGGCTGGCCGGGATGGCCGTCGCCGAGGAGCGGCTGCGGTTCGCCCGCGACCTGCACGACCTGCTCGGCATGACGCTGTCGGCGATCGCGCTCAAGAGCGAGCTCACCAGGCGCGTCCTGGCCGTCGACGAGGACCGCGCCCGGGCGGAGCTGGAGGAGGTGCTCGGGCTCACCCGCCTGGCGCTGGCGGACGTGCGCTCGGTGGCCAGCGGGAACCGCGAGCTGTCGCTGGAGAGCGAGTCCCGTTCGGCGCGCTCCGTGCTCGCGGCGGCGGACGTCCGCGTGCGGGTCGAGATGCTCGAGGAGGACCTGCCGGGGCCGGTGCGCACGGTGCTGGCGGTCGTGCTGCGCGAGGGCGTGACGAACGTGCTGCGGCACAGCAACGTGGACAGCTGCGAGATCGCGGTCGAGCGGACCAGCGGCGGGGTGGCCCTCGACATCGTCAACGACGGCGTGACCGGACGCCCGGAGGCTTCGGGACCGCCGGGGGCCAAGGTCCTGCGGCAGGATCCCTCGGGCAGCGGCATCGACAACATGGCCCACCGGGTCGCCATCCTCGGCGGCAAGCTGACCGCGGGGGTGGAGGCCGACGGCCGCTTCCGCCTGCGCGCGGAAGTCCCGGTCTGA